A stretch of the Arachis stenosperma cultivar V10309 chromosome 6, arast.V10309.gnm1.PFL2, whole genome shotgun sequence genome encodes the following:
- the LOC130933331 gene encoding rhodanese-like domain-containing protein 9, chloroplastic isoform X2: MAGPSFYASCLSSSSNLGTSWLVLKTHNARAVPGKLRWRSSLTIKAEVKFVNAEQAKELVTVDGYTVLDVRDKTQFERAHIKSCYHVPLFVENQDNDPGTIVKRTLHNNFSGLFFGLPFTKPNPDFVQSVKSQFSPETKLLVVCQEGLRSAAAANKLEQAGFSNVACITSGLQTVKPGTFDSVGSKDLQDAGKAGLVTIQGKISTVLGTILVCAYLFITFFPDQAEKIFQLVPAG; this comes from the exons ATGGCAGGGCCTTCTTTCTATGCCTCCTGTCTTTCCTCCTCCAG CAATTTGGGGACATCTTGGTTGGTATTAAAAACTCACAATGCAAGGGCCGTGCCAGGGAAACTACGCTGGAGGAGCAGTCTTACAATAAAAGCAGAAGTGAAGTTTGTTAATGCTGAACAAGCAAAGGAGCTTGTAACAGTTGACGGATATACTGTTCTAGATGTACGCGACAAAACACAGTTTGAGAGGGCTCACATAAAATCCTGCTATCATGTGCCTCTCTTTGTTGAAAATCAAGACAATGATCCTG GTACAATTGTAAAAAGGACTCTGCACAATAATTTCTCTGGGTTGTTCTTTGGTTTACCATTCACCAAGCCGAATCCTGATTTTGTACAATCGGTCAAGAGTCAGTTTTCGCCTGAAACTAAACTTCTGGTTGTATGTCAGGAAGGACTGAG GTCTGCTGCAGCTGCAAATAAACTAGAGCAGGCCGGTTTCTCAAATGTAGCATGCATAACATCTGGCCTTCAAACTGTAAAACCAG GTACATTTGATTCTGTGGGATCCAAGGACTTGCAAGATGCCGGCAAAGCTGGTTTGGTGACAATCCAAGGGAAAATCTCAACTGTATTGGGAACAATTCTTGTTT GTGCATATTTGTTCATTACCTTCTTTCCTGACCAAGCAGAGAAGATATTCCAACTGGTCCCTGCAGGCTAA
- the LOC130933329 gene encoding uncharacterized protein LOC130933329 — MTEPIEPSTSSSMSTVFLHPRREPFEHGLLPIPKLIFSDPAQTLISLKQKLLELSSGGKVDPAAISESLQISLDHARLVLDTLSSVLPSSEPEPPTSEVSAVDLHDLLLFLYIQSYKRLLPRTHKDSVAVADVWPSTSAFDGYLSALSPLQLVRSNSRRFMPSQADEEAHQLSYLQKHLANILSLLAEPVEGEGEESLVLSMDRFEHLGFLVQFGDKGSEGNSLSQHSPFFANSDPDMPAVPAPAAQVHDWLLQNITSALEHISERTSSKENGPASASDQDVAMTDACNAPVKVSTSTRAPSFIEGVSKSSYVKHASDIKGSSVKVVNCHESAIYILAPLRYATVYGCSDSTIVLGAVGKAVRVEHCERAHVIVAAKRICIANCRECVFFLGVNQQPLILGDNHKLQVAPYNTFYPQLEEHMNEVGILPTVNQWDNPIALGMVDPHDSLSHPAGVADVQAESASRVDPDQFTNFVIPNLSEESTGSTKANPFTLPDAYMASQQRNQKNLGEIRELLREAPLEDNRKRELSSALHVYFKDWLYASGNIRQLYCLQGD, encoded by the exons ATGACGGAACCGATCGAGCCAAGCACATCGTCGTCAATGAGCACGGTGTTTCTTCACCCTCGGCGCGAGCCCTTCGAGCACGGCCTCTTACCGATCCCGAAGCTCATCTTCTCCGACCCCGCGCAAACCCTAATTTCGCTGAAGCAGAAGCTTCTTGAGCTCTCCTCCGGCGGCAAAGTCGATCCGGCGGCGATCTCCGAGTCTCTTCAGATCTCGCTCGACCACGCCAGGCTCGTCCTTGACACGCTTTCCTCCGTCCTCCCATCTTCGGAGCCCGAGCCACCCACCTCCGAAGTCTCCGCCGTCGACTTGCATGATCTGTTGCTGTTCCTGTACATTCAATCCTACAAGAGGCTCCTGCCGCGCACGCACAAGGACTCCGTCGCCGTTGCTGACGTCTGGCCTTCCACCTCCGCCTTCGATGGCTACTTGTCCGCTCTCTCGCCGCTTCAG CTTGTCCGGAGCAACAGCCGGCGGTTTATGCCGTCACAGGCTGACGAAGAGGCGCATCAATTGTCATACCTGCAGAAGCACTTGGCTAACATTCTGTCTCTCCTAGCTGAGCCCGTGGAGGGGGAAGGGGAAGAATCTCTG GTTTTATCCATGGATAGATTTGAACACCTTGGGTTTCTAGTTCAGTTTGGTGATAAGGGATCTGAAGGAAATTCTTTGAGTCAACATTCTCCTTTCTTTGCAAACTCAGATCCTGACATGCCAGCTGTTCCAGCTCCTGCTGCACAAGTTCATGATTGGCTTCTGCAGAATATAACATCTGCATTGGAACACATTTCTGAACGGACTTCTTCCAAGGAAAATGGCCCAGCTAGTGCCTCTGACCAGGATGTTGCTATGACTGATGCATGCAATGCCCCAGTAAAGGTCTCAACAAGTACTAGAGCTCCAAGTTTCATTGAAGGGGTTTCTAAATCTTCGTATGTGAAGCATGCATCTGACATTAAAGGTTCCTCTGTTAAG GTTGTAAATTGCCATGAGTCAGCCATCTACATTTTAGCACCTTTGCGATATGCCACTGTGTATGGATGCTCAGATTCTACAATAGTTCTGGGAGCAGTTGGGAAG GCTGTAAGGGTAGAGCATTGTGAACGAGCTCATGTGATTGTTGCAGCAAAACGTATTTGTATTGCTAATTGCCGTGAATGTGTCTTCTTTTTGGGGGTGAATCAGCAACCTCTTATTCTTGGTGATAACCATAAGTTGCAG GTGGCTCCCTATAACACATTTTACCCACAATTGGAGGAGCATATGAACGAAGTTGGAATTCTGCCCACAGTGAACCAATGGGATAATCCTATAGCACTGGGCATGGTGGATCCTCATGATTCACTATCTCACCCTGCAGGTGTTGCTGATGTTCAAGCAGAGTCCGCATCACGGGTGGATCCTGATCAGTTCACAAATTTTGTG ATTCCAAACTTGTCTGAAGAGTCAACTGGATCTACAAAAGCCAACCCATTTACATTACCAGATGCTTATATGGCATCTCAGCAAAGAAAT CAAAAAAATTTAGGGGAGATAAGGGAACTCTTGCGTGAAGCACCTTTAGAAGATAATCGTAAACGGGAATTGTCATCAGCTCTCCATGTGTACTTCAAGGACTGGTTATATG CTTCTGGCAATATTCGTCAGCTTTACTGTCTTCAAGGCGATTAA
- the LOC130933331 gene encoding rhodanese-like domain-containing protein 9, chloroplastic isoform X1: MPPVFPPPVGFCNVTLKFINLGTSWLVLKTHNARAVPGKLRWRSSLTIKAEVKFVNAEQAKELVTVDGYTVLDVRDKTQFERAHIKSCYHVPLFVENQDNDPGTIVKRTLHNNFSGLFFGLPFTKPNPDFVQSVKSQFSPETKLLVVCQEGLRSAAAANKLEQAGFSNVACITSGLQTVKPGTFDSVGSKDLQDAGKAGLVTIQGKISTVLGTILVCAYLFITFFPDQAEKIFQLVPAG, from the exons ATGCCTCCTGTCTTTCCTCCTCCAG TTGGGTTCTGCAATGTAACACTCAAGTTCAT CAATTTGGGGACATCTTGGTTGGTATTAAAAACTCACAATGCAAGGGCCGTGCCAGGGAAACTACGCTGGAGGAGCAGTCTTACAATAAAAGCAGAAGTGAAGTTTGTTAATGCTGAACAAGCAAAGGAGCTTGTAACAGTTGACGGATATACTGTTCTAGATGTACGCGACAAAACACAGTTTGAGAGGGCTCACATAAAATCCTGCTATCATGTGCCTCTCTTTGTTGAAAATCAAGACAATGATCCTG GTACAATTGTAAAAAGGACTCTGCACAATAATTTCTCTGGGTTGTTCTTTGGTTTACCATTCACCAAGCCGAATCCTGATTTTGTACAATCGGTCAAGAGTCAGTTTTCGCCTGAAACTAAACTTCTGGTTGTATGTCAGGAAGGACTGAG GTCTGCTGCAGCTGCAAATAAACTAGAGCAGGCCGGTTTCTCAAATGTAGCATGCATAACATCTGGCCTTCAAACTGTAAAACCAG GTACATTTGATTCTGTGGGATCCAAGGACTTGCAAGATGCCGGCAAAGCTGGTTTGGTGACAATCCAAGGGAAAATCTCAACTGTATTGGGAACAATTCTTGTTT GTGCATATTTGTTCATTACCTTCTTTCCTGACCAAGCAGAGAAGATATTCCAACTGGTCCCTGCAGGCTAA
- the LOC130933331 gene encoding rhodanese-like domain-containing protein 9, chloroplastic isoform X3, producing the protein MPPVFPPPGKLRWRSSLTIKAEVKFVNAEQAKELVTVDGYTVLDVRDKTQFERAHIKSCYHVPLFVENQDNDPGTIVKRTLHNNFSGLFFGLPFTKPNPDFVQSVKSQFSPETKLLVVCQEGLRSAAAANKLEQAGFSNVACITSGLQTVKPGTFDSVGSKDLQDAGKAGLVTIQGKISTVLGTILVCAYLFITFFPDQAEKIFQLVPAG; encoded by the exons ATGCCTCCTGTCTTTCCTCCTCCAG GGAAACTACGCTGGAGGAGCAGTCTTACAATAAAAGCAGAAGTGAAGTTTGTTAATGCTGAACAAGCAAAGGAGCTTGTAACAGTTGACGGATATACTGTTCTAGATGTACGCGACAAAACACAGTTTGAGAGGGCTCACATAAAATCCTGCTATCATGTGCCTCTCTTTGTTGAAAATCAAGACAATGATCCTG GTACAATTGTAAAAAGGACTCTGCACAATAATTTCTCTGGGTTGTTCTTTGGTTTACCATTCACCAAGCCGAATCCTGATTTTGTACAATCGGTCAAGAGTCAGTTTTCGCCTGAAACTAAACTTCTGGTTGTATGTCAGGAAGGACTGAG GTCTGCTGCAGCTGCAAATAAACTAGAGCAGGCCGGTTTCTCAAATGTAGCATGCATAACATCTGGCCTTCAAACTGTAAAACCAG GTACATTTGATTCTGTGGGATCCAAGGACTTGCAAGATGCCGGCAAAGCTGGTTTGGTGACAATCCAAGGGAAAATCTCAACTGTATTGGGAACAATTCTTGTTT GTGCATATTTGTTCATTACCTTCTTTCCTGACCAAGCAGAGAAGATATTCCAACTGGTCCCTGCAGGCTAA
- the LOC130932456 gene encoding probable pectinesterase 8: MSLQTNFLSILVLLAAVFASLHLINPNQQFLNIFKDFTITPFSYACLQLPYICIFFRGHHHNHHHNKKHPDDDDSGNAGSICDDFPPGIPPPSTNTTSYLCVDQKGCCNFTTVQAAVNAVPDLSQKRTIIWINKGIYYEKVMVPRTKANITFQGQGYTSTAIAWNDTAKSANGTFYSGSVQVFASNFIAKNISFMNLAPMPSPGVEGAQAVAIRISGDQAEFKGCGFFGAQDTLHDDKGRHYFRDCYIQGSIDFIFGDGRSFYENCEIVSIANPVPQGYRSINGAVTAHGRVSMDDNTGFVFVNSTIGGSGRIWLGRAWRPYSRVVFVSTTMSDIIAPEGWNDFNDPSRDQTIFYGEYNCSGPGASMAMRAPYVQRLNDTQALPFLNITFIDGDQWLETYTQLII, translated from the exons atgagtcTCCAAACCAATTTCTTATCTATTTTGGTTCTCTTGGCTGCAGTTTTTGCATCTTTGCATCTCATAAATCCAAATCAACAGTTCCTCAACATTTTCAAAGACTTCACTATAACACCCTTCTCATATGCATGTTTGCAACTACCTTATATATGCATCTTCTTCAGAGGCCatcatcataatcatcatcataacAAGAAAcaccctgatgatgatgatagtgGAAATGCTGGTTCCATTTGTGATGATTTTCCACCAGGGATTCCACCTCCAAGCACCAACACCACTTCTTATCTCTGTGTTGATCAAAAAGGTTGCTGCAATTTCACAACAGTACAAGCAGCCGTTAATGCAGTTCCAGATTTAAGCCAAAAAAGAACCATAATTTGGATTAACAAGGGCATATACTA TGAGAAAGTAATGGTCCCAAGAACCAAAGCCAACATAACATTTCAAGGACAAGGTTACACTTCAACCGCAATTGCATGGAATGACACGGCAAAGTCAGCAAACGGCACATTCTATAGTGGTTCCGTACAAGTTTTTGCATCCAACTtcattgccaagaacataagcttCATG AACTTGGCACCAATGCCAAGTCCTGGGGTTGAAGGAGCACAAGCAGTAGCAATCAGAATATCAGGAGATCAAGCTGAATTCAAGGGTTGTGGATTCTTTGGAGCACAAGACACCCTTCATGATGATAAGGGTCGCCATTACTTCAGGGATTGCTATATCCAAGGCTCAATTGATTTCATATTTGGAGATGGAAGGTCCTTTTACGAG AATTGTGAAATAGTTTCTATAGCGAATCCAGTGCCACAAGGATACAGGAGCATAAATGGTGCAGTGACAGCTCATGGAAGAGTATCCATGGATGATAACACAGGATTTGTGTTTGTGAACAGCACAATAGGAGGGAGTGGGAGAATATGGTTAGGAAGGGCATGGAGACCATACTCACGTGTTGTTTTTGTGTCAACAACAATGTCAGATATCATTGCCCCTGAAGGTTGGAACGATTTCAATGACCCTTCAAGGGATCA GACCATATTCTATGGAGAGTACAATTGCTCTGGTCCCGGAGCTAGCATGGCAATGAGGGCACCATATGTGCAGAGATTAAACGATACACAAGCTCTTCCATTCCTCAACATAACTTTTATTGATGGTGACCAATGGTTGGAAACTTACACACaattaataatctaa
- the LOC130935174 gene encoding probable 60S ribosomal protein L14, translating to MPFKRFIEIGRVAQINYGKEHGRLVVIVDVIDQNRALVDAPDMVRSQVNFKRLSLTDLKVDIKRVPRKKELIKAMEEADVKNKWEKSSWGRKLIVQKRRASLNDFDRFKIMLAKIKRAATVRQELAKLKKSAS from the exons ATG CCGTTCAAGAGGTTCATTGAGATTGGAAGGGTTGCTCAGATCAACTACGGCAAAGAGCATGGGAGGCTAGTAGTCATTGTTGATGTCATCGACCAGAATAGG GCTCTTGTTGACGCCCCTGATATGGTCCGATCCCAAGTGAATTTCAAGAGGCTCTCGCTCACTGACCTTAAGGTTGATATTAAGAGGGTCCCCAGGAAGAAGGAACTCATTAAGGCTATGGAGGAAGCTGATGTCAAGAACAAGTGGGAGAAGAGCTCTTGGGGGAGGAAACTCATTGTCCAGAAGAGAAGGGCATCACTCAATGACTTCGACAGGTTCAAGATTATGTTGGCTAAGATCAAG AGGGCAGCAACTGTTAGGCAAGAGCTTGCTAAGCTCAAGAAGAGTGCATCTTAA
- the LOC130935173 gene encoding FT-interacting protein 3-like, with protein sequence MQRPPPEDFLLKETKPHLGGGKVSGDKLTSTYDLVEQMQYLYVRVSKAKDLPAKDVTGSCDPYVEVRLGNYKGTTRHFEKKTNPEWNQVFAFSKDRIQASVLEVTVKDKDVVKDDFIGRVWFDLNEIPKRVPPDSPLAPQWYRLEDKNGNKAKGELMLAVWMGTQADEAFPEAWHSDAATVSGTDALANIRSKVYLSPKLWYLRVNLIEAQDLQPSDKGRYPDVFVKAILGNQALRTRISQSRTINPMWNEDLMFVAAEPFEEPLILSVEDRVAPNKEEVLGRCIIPLQAVDRRLDHKPVNTRWVNLEKHVVIMEGDKKKEIKFASRLHVRICLEGGYHVLDESTHYSSDLRPTAKQLWKSSIGVLELGILNAQGLMPMKTKDGRGTTDAYCVAKYGQKWVRTRTIIDSFQPRWNEQYTWEVFDPCTVITIGVFDNCHLHGGDKGGGGARDSRIGKVRIRLSTLETDRVYTHSYPLLVLHPNGVKKMGEIHLAVRFTCSSLLNMMHMYSLPLLPKMHYIHPLTVSQLDNLRHQATQIVSMRLSRAEPPLRKEIVEYMLDVGSHMWSMRRSKANFFRIMGVLSGLIAVGKWFDQICNWKNPITTVLIHILFIILVMYPELILPTIFLYLFLIGVWYYRWRPRHPPHMDTRLSHADSAHPDELDEEFDTFPTTKPSDIVRMRYDRLRSIAGRIQTVVGDLATQGERLQSLLSWRDPRATALFVIFCLVAAIVLYVTPFQVVALLTGIYVLRHPRFRHKLPSVPLNFFRRLPARTDCML encoded by the coding sequence ATGCAGAGACCACCACCTGAGGACTTTTTGCTGAAGGAGACCAAGCCCCACCTTGGAGGTGGTAAGGTCTCCGGTGACAAACTTACTAGCACCTATGACCTTGTTGAGCAAATGCAGTACCTTTATGTGAGGGTTTCCAAGGCGAAGGACTTGCCTGCAAAGGATGTCACTGGCAGTTGTGACCCTTATGTTGAAGTTAGGCTGGGAAATTACAAAGGCACCACTCGACACTTCGAGAAGAAGACTAATCCTGAATGGAATCAGGTCTTTGCGTTCTCGAAAGACCGGATTCAGGCTTCGGTGCTTGAGGTTACTGTAAAAGATAAggatgttgtgaaggatgactTCATTGGTCGTGTCTGGTTTGACCTGAATGAGATCCCCAAGAGGGTTCCTCCAGATAGCCCTCTGGCGCCACAGTGGTATAGGCTGGAGGATAAAAATGGTAACAAGGCGAAGGGAGAGCTGATGCTGGCAGTTTGGATGGGCACTCAAGCTGATGAAGCATTTCCCGAGGCATGGCATTCGGATGCGGCGACAGTCAGCGGGACTGATGCTCTTGCAAACATTAGATCAAAGGTGTATCTGTCTCCTAAACTTTGGTATTTGAGGGTTAATTTGATAGAGGCACAAGACTTGCAACCGAGCGACAAGGGTAGATACCCTGATGTTTTTGTGAAGGCAATTCTGGGAAATCAAGCATTGAGGACTAGAATCTCCCAGAGTAGGACAATCAATCCAATGTGGAATGAGGATTTGATGTTTGTGGCTGCGGAACCATTTGAGGAGCCACTGATTTTGAGTGTGGAAGACAGAGTTGCCCCTAACAAAGAGGAAGTATTGGGGAGGTGTATAATTCCATTACAGGCGGTGGACAGGAGACTGGATCACAAACCTGTGAACACTAGGTGGGTTAATCTCGAAAAACATGTTGTAATTATGGAAGGGGACAAGAAGAAGGAAATCAAGTTTGCAAGCAGGCTTCATGTGAGGATTTGCCTAGAAGGTGGTTACCATGTTTTGGATGAATCAACTCACTACAGCAGTGATCTCCGCCCAACAGCGAAACAGCTGTGGAAGTCCAGCATTGGAGTTCTTGAATTGGGGATATTGAATGCACAGGGTTTGATGCCAATGAAAACAAAAGATGGTAGGGGGACAACAGATGCATATTGTGTAGCAAAATATGGGCAAAAGTGGGTGCGCACGAGGACCATCATCGATAGCTTTCAACCAAGGTGGAATGAGCAATATACTTGGGAGGTTTTTGATCCCTGCACTGTCATTACAATTGGCGTCTTTGATAACTGTCATTTGCATGGTGGTGATAAGGGTGGAGGAGGGGCTAGAGATTCAAGGATCGGAAAGGTGAGGATTCGTCTTTCCACCCTTGAGACTGATCGTGTCTACACACATTCCTATCCTCTCCTAGTTCTTCATCCAAATGGGGTGAAGAAAATGGGTGAAATTCACCTGGCTGTTAGGTTTACTTGCTCTTCATTGCTTAACATGATGCACATGTACTCACTACCCTTGTTGCCTAAAATGCATTACATTCACCCGTTAACTGTCAGCCAGCTCGACAATTTGAGGCACCAAGCAACTCAGATTGTTTCAATGAGGCTGAGTCGTGCTGAGCCACCCTTGAGAAAGGAGATAGTGGAGTACATGCTGGATGTGGGATCCCACATGTGGAGTATGAGAAGGAGCAAGGCCAACTTTTTCAGGATCATGGGGGTTTTGAGTGGACTGATTGCTGTTGGAAAATGGTTTGATCAGATTTGCAACTGGAAAAACCCGATCACCACGGTTCTGATCCATATCTTGTTTATCATATTGGTCATGTACCCTGAGCTTATCTTACCCACCATATTCCTTTACCTCTTCTTGATTGGAGTTTGGTACTATAGATGGAGGCCAAGGCACCCTCCTCATATGGACACCCGGCTCTCTCATGCTGATTCGGCACACCCTGATGAACTAGATGAAGAATTCGATACATTTCCAACCACAAAGCCTTCTGACATCGTGAGGATGCGATATGATCGACTCAGAAGTATTGCTGGGAGGATACAGACCGTGGTTGGCGACCTAGCAACTCAAGGGGAAAGGCTGCAGTCTTTGCTCAGCTGGAGAGATCCCAGAGCAACGGCGCTTTTTGTGATTTTCTGTCTGGTTGCAGCTATTGTACTCTATGTCACCCCATTCCAAGTTGTGGCCCTCCTCACCGGAATTTATGTGTTGAGACATCCGAGGTTCCGTCACAAGCTTCCATCGGTGCCACTGAATTTCTTCAGGAGGCTGCCGGCAAGAACTGACTGCATGCTCTAA